The Streptomyces sp. HUAS MG91 sequence TCCTGCTCTCCTTCGGAGGCCCGGAGGGTCCCGACGACGTCGTCCCGTTCCTGGAGAACGTGACGAGGGGCCGCGGTATCCCCAAGGAACGGCTCAAGGAAGTCGGGCAGCACTATTTCCTGTTCGGCGGGGTCAGCCCGATCAACGACCAGAACAGGGCGCTGCTCGACGCCCTGCGCAAGGACTTCGCCGAGCACGGCCTCGACCTGCCGGTCTACTGGGGCAACAGGAACTGGGCGCCCTACCTGACCGACACCCTGCGCGAGATGGTCACCGACGGCCACCGCCGCATCCTCGTTCTCGCCACCAGCGCGTACGCCTCGTACTCGGGCTGCCGTCAGTACCGCGAGAACCTGGCGGAGTCGCTGGCCGCCCTGGAGGCCGAGGGGCTCGAACTCCCGAGGATCGACAAGCTGCGGCACTACTTCAACCATCCCGGCTTCGTGCGGCCCATGGTCGACGGCGTCCTGAAGTCGCTCGCCGATCTCCCCGAGGACGTGCGTGACGGCGCCCACCTCGCCTTCACCACGCACTCCATCCCGACCGCCGCGGCCGACACCTCCGGGCCCGTCGACGACCACGGTGACGGTGGCGCGTACGTGAAGCAGCACCTGGACGTCGCGCGGCTGATCGCCGACGCGGTGCGCGAGGAGACCGGCGTCGACCACCCCTGGCAGCTCGTCTACCAGTCGCGGTCCGGCGCCCCCCACATCCCGTGGCTCGAGCCCGACATCTGCGACCACCTCGAGGAGCGCAAGGAAGCCGGGGCGCCGGCCGTCGTCATGGCGCCCATCGGCTTCGTCTCGGACCACATGGAGGTCCTGTACGACCTCGACACGGAGGCCACGGACAAGGCCGCGGAGATCGGCCTGCCGGTGCGCCGCTCCGCCACCGTCGGCGCCGACCCGCGCTTCGCCACCGCCGTCCGGGAGCTGATCCTGGAGCGCGCCGCCACCGAGAGCGGCAGGAACGTCACACGCTGCGCACTCGGCGCGCTCGCCCCGAGCCACGACCTCTGCCCGGTGGGCTGCTGCCCGACCCGCGCCCCCAAGCCCGCGGCCGCGGGCGCCGACAGCCCGTACGCGTAAGGACACCGCTGTGACCGATCTGAAGGCAGAGCTGCTCGACGTCGCCCTGGAGGCGGCCGCCCGCGCGGGCGTCTTCCTGCGTGACGGCCGCCCGGCCGACCTCGGCGTCGCCGCCACCAAGACGAGCGCCGTCGACGTGGTCACCGAGATGGACATCGCCTCCGAGAAGCTGATCACGGACTTCCTGGCCGAGCGCCGCCCCGACGACGGCGTGCTCGGCGAGGAGGGCGCCGCCACGGAGGGCACCAGCGGCGTCGAGTGGGTGATCGATCCCATCGACGGCACGGTCAACTACCTGTACGGGCGCCCCGAATGGTCCGTCTCCATCGCGGCCCGCAAGGACGGCGAGACGCTCGTCGGCGTCGTCGCGGCACCGATGCGCGGCGAGACCTACCGCGCCGTCCTCGGCGGCGGAGCGTTCGTGAACGACGAGCCCGTGCGCGTGCGCCCGGCACCGCCCTTCGAGCAGGCACTGGTCGGTACCGGTTTCGGCTACCTGGCGCAGCGCCGGGCTCATCAGGCGGAAGTCGTACGGGAGTTGGTGCCGAGCGTCCGGGACATCCGGCGCGGTGGCTCGGCCGCCATCGACCTGTGCGACGTGGCCCTCGGCCGCCTCGACGCGTACTACGAGCGGGGCCTGAACCCCTGGGACTTCGCGGCCGGTGACCTCATCGCGCGCGAGGCGGGCGCCCGCACCGGCGGCCGCCCCGGCGACGCCCTGTCGGGCGAGCTGACCGTCGCCGCCCCGCCCGGACTCTTCGAGGCGCTCCAGAACCGGCTGGAGGAGCTCGGCGCCTGGCACGACTGACCGCACACGCGGAAGGGCCCCGGCGCCTGCCTGGATCGATCCAGGCGCCGGGGCCCTTCCCTGTGCGCGGTGCGGGTGCGGTGCGTCAGACGGTCGAGGCGTGAATCTCCACGCCGTGCTCGGCGGCGAGACGGTGGAGATCGTCCAGCTCGCCCTGCTCGACCTCGGCGAGGAAGTCGTCGCCGGTCTCACGCGCCAGCGTCAGGTCGGTTTCGGCCGCCTTTATGCGCTGCAGCAGGCCTGCGGTGAATGCGTCCATGGTTGCGCCCCCTCGTCCTGGGTCGTGGGTCGGTGGCACGGGGGTGTGCCCTGTGGAAGGGGCGATCACGTATCGGGCCGCCCTGCGGGAAGCGGACTCGACAGCGGCTCGTGGCACGCCACATACAAAGCGTGATCGCGGGTGTAGCTCCGTCCTCCCCGCGAGCCCTTCCGCAGAAACCTCAACCCGGCGAGAAAATCCCGCATTCCCCGGACGCCAGGCCGTCTTACAGCCGGTTTATGGCCGAAAGGGGCAGGATGGTGACCCACAACCCCGTGACCGGACCTGTCCACCTGCGCCCGAGCGCTGTCCGTGGGCGATCGAAGGCTTTAGTGGAAGGACAAGCGACGTGCGCGTACTCGTCGTCGAGGACGAGCAGCTGCTCGCCGATGCGGTGGCCACCGGACTGCGCCGGGAGGCCATGGCCGTCGACGTCGTGTATGACGGTGCGGCCGCCCTGGAGCGCATCGGCGTCAACGACTACGACGTGGTCGTCCTCGACCGTGACCTCCCGCTCGTGCACGGCGACGACGTCGCCCGGAAGATCGTCGAGCTGGGCATGTCCACCCGCATCCTGATGCTGACCGCCTCCGGCGACGTCAGCGACCGCGTGGAGGGCCTGGAGCTCGGCGCCGACGACTATCTCCCCAAGCCCTTCGCGTTCAGCGAGCTGACGGCCCGTGTCCGGGCCCTCGGGCGCCGTACGAGCGTGCCGCTGCCGCCCGTCCTGGAGCGCGCCGGCATCAAGCTGGACCCCAACCGCCGCGAGGTGTTCCGCGACGGCAAGGAGATCCAGCTCGCGCCCAAGGAGTTCGCCGTCCTGGAGGTGCTGCTGCGCAGCGAGGGAGCCGTGGTCTCGGCCGAACAGCTCCTGGAGAAGGCCTGGGACGAGAACACGGACCCGTTCACCAACGTCGTCCGGGTCACCGTCATGACCCTGCGCCGCAAGCTGGGCGAGCCCGCCGTCATCGTCACCGTGCCGGGCTCCGGTTACCGGATCTGATCCGCCGATGGCCTCCTCACCCGCGCCCCCCAAGCCCACGGCGCCACCGAAGCCGACGTGGATGCCCGGACCGAAGGACGAGCCGCCCTTCCCCTGGCTGCGCCCCACGATCCGGATACGGCTCACGCTCCTGTACGGCGGCATGTTCCTGATCGCGGGCATCCTGCTGCTGTCGATCATCTATCTGCTCGCGGCGCAGGCGCTGAACGTGGGCAGCGAGCTGCCGTTCAAGGTCGTCAACGAGGGCAACCAGGTCAGCATCGTCAGCAACGTCTGCAGCTTCCCGTCCAGCCCGACGGACACCCAGCTGAACGACGCGCTCAACCAGTGCGTCGCCCAGCAGCGCAATCACGCCCTCGACGTCCTGCTGAGCCGTTCCCTGATGGCGCTGCTCGGCCTCGCGATCATCGCGTTCGCCTTCGGGTACGCGATGGCGGGCCGCGTCCTGTCCCCGCTCGGCCGCATCACGCGCACCGCGCGCCGGGTGGCCGGCACGGACCTGTCGCGCCGGATCGAGCTGGACGGCCCGGACGACGAGCTCAAGGAGCTGGCAGATACGTTCGACGAGATGCTCGACCGCCTGGAGCGGGCGTTCACCGCCCAGCAGCGCTTCGTCGGCAACGCCTCGCACGAGCTGCGCACCCCGCTCGCGATCAACCGCACCCTCCTTGAGGTCCATCTCTCCGACCCGGGCGCCCCCGTGGAGCTCCAGCAGCTGGGGAAGACGCTCCTGGCCACCAACGAGCGCAGTGAACAGCTCGTGGAGGGCCTGCTGCTGCTCGCCCGCAGCGACAACCAGATCGTGGAGCGCAAGCCCGTGAACCTGGCGGAGGTCGCCTCCCAGGCGCTCGATCAGGCCAGGTCCGAGGCGGACGAGAAGGGCGTGGAGATCCGCGGCGAGCGCAAGGAGGCGGTCGTCCAGGGCAACGGCGTGCTCCTGGAGCGCATCGCGCTCAACCTCGTGCAGAACGCGATCCGGTACAACATCCCGGAGGGCGGCTGGGTCGAGGTCGACACCGAGGCCCAGCACGGCCAGGCGGTCCTCCTCGTCGCCAACACCGGCCCGGTGGTCCCCGCGTACGAGATCGACAACCTCTTCGAGCCGTTCCGGCGGCTGCGCACCGAGCGGACCGGCAGCGACAAGGGTGTGGGCCTCGGCCTGTCCATCGCCCGGTCCGTGGCCCGCGCC is a genomic window containing:
- a CDS encoding ferrochelatase, translating into MPEAHVASLDARPYDALLLLSFGGPEGPDDVVPFLENVTRGRGIPKERLKEVGQHYFLFGGVSPINDQNRALLDALRKDFAEHGLDLPVYWGNRNWAPYLTDTLREMVTDGHRRILVLATSAYASYSGCRQYRENLAESLAALEAEGLELPRIDKLRHYFNHPGFVRPMVDGVLKSLADLPEDVRDGAHLAFTTHSIPTAAADTSGPVDDHGDGGAYVKQHLDVARLIADAVREETGVDHPWQLVYQSRSGAPHIPWLEPDICDHLEERKEAGAPAVVMAPIGFVSDHMEVLYDLDTEATDKAAEIGLPVRRSATVGADPRFATAVRELILERAATESGRNVTRCALGALAPSHDLCPVGCCPTRAPKPAAAGADSPYA
- a CDS encoding inositol monophosphatase family protein, encoding MTDLKAELLDVALEAAARAGVFLRDGRPADLGVAATKTSAVDVVTEMDIASEKLITDFLAERRPDDGVLGEEGAATEGTSGVEWVIDPIDGTVNYLYGRPEWSVSIAARKDGETLVGVVAAPMRGETYRAVLGGGAFVNDEPVRVRPAPPFEQALVGTGFGYLAQRRAHQAEVVRELVPSVRDIRRGGSAAIDLCDVALGRLDAYYERGLNPWDFAAGDLIAREAGARTGGRPGDALSGELTVAAPPGLFEALQNRLEELGAWHD
- a CDS encoding response regulator transcription factor, with the protein product MRVLVVEDEQLLADAVATGLRREAMAVDVVYDGAAALERIGVNDYDVVVLDRDLPLVHGDDVARKIVELGMSTRILMLTASGDVSDRVEGLELGADDYLPKPFAFSELTARVRALGRRTSVPLPPVLERAGIKLDPNRREVFRDGKEIQLAPKEFAVLEVLLRSEGAVVSAEQLLEKAWDENTDPFTNVVRVTVMTLRRKLGEPAVIVTVPGSGYRI
- a CDS encoding HAMP domain-containing sensor histidine kinase, which encodes MASSPAPPKPTAPPKPTWMPGPKDEPPFPWLRPTIRIRLTLLYGGMFLIAGILLLSIIYLLAAQALNVGSELPFKVVNEGNQVSIVSNVCSFPSSPTDTQLNDALNQCVAQQRNHALDVLLSRSLMALLGLAIIAFAFGYAMAGRVLSPLGRITRTARRVAGTDLSRRIELDGPDDELKELADTFDEMLDRLERAFTAQQRFVGNASHELRTPLAINRTLLEVHLSDPGAPVELQQLGKTLLATNERSEQLVEGLLLLARSDNQIVERKPVNLAEVASQALDQARSEADEKGVEIRGERKEAVVQGNGVLLERIALNLVQNAIRYNIPEGGWVEVDTEAQHGQAVLLVANTGPVVPAYEIDNLFEPFRRLRTERTGSDKGVGLGLSIARSVARAHGGRIAAEPREGGGLVMRVTLPL